In a single window of the Pocillopora verrucosa isolate sample1 chromosome 4, ASM3666991v2, whole genome shotgun sequence genome:
- the LOC131795759 gene encoding alpha-1A adrenergic receptor-like: MERVFSNSSDFSGCTNCSDDHSQIQWTLTFTSVITLSMIGIAGAIVGTLGNGLVLLAITRNVKFRSVPDFLILSLSTADLIVSAIYMPFHVTNTICYPVLKNNATYIMIMKFVGKLALLASIVNVVGITIDRLTAIRWPLRYHKLMTKTFALSYISVAWLTSAIIAAVYSFAETKQEIFLWIYCMALLLATIFMYSYILRVAHAQRIRIVAMLHRDNEDRFSKQTPDCLEDKAAKTLKESKASKTFAIVVGAFVVTWIPLIFYSAIAPWSESWYYEGFEWAKTFSLWNSFLNPYIYFARSRRYRQTALQMLKTIQCWPCLPAHQPRVGVEIYVETTPNS; the protein is encoded by the coding sequence ATGGAAAGAGTATTTTCAAACTCGTCCGACTTCTCTGGATGTACAAACTGCTCTGACGACCACTCTCAAATACAATGGACGTTGACATTCACCTCAGTGATAACCTTATCTATGATCGGCATTGCTGGCGCCATTGTTGGAACGCTAGGAAATGGCCTTGTCTTACTGGCCATCACAAGGAACGTCAAATTTCGTTCCGTTCCAGACTTCTTGATCTTGAGCCTTTCGACAGCTGACTTAATAGTATCAGCAATATATATGCCTTTTCACGTAACAAATACAATTTGCTATCCAGTTCTGAAAAACAATGCTACATACATCATGATAATGAAATTTGTAGGCAAGTTAGCCTTGCTTGCTTCCATCGTCAATGTGGTTGGAATTACAATAGATCGTCTCACGGCAATCCGGTGGCCATTACGTTACCACAAACTAATGACCAAGACGTTTGCTCTTTCTTACATATCTGTCGCCTGGTTGACATCTGCGATCATTGCTGCTGTCTATTCATTTGCAGAAACCAAGCAAGAAATTTTCTTGTGGATTTATTGCATGGCACTGCTTTTAGCTACTATTTTTATGTACTCATATATTTTAAGGGTCGCACATGCGCAGCGTATTAGAATTGTGGCGATGCTACATCGAGACAACGAAGATAGATTTAGCAAGCAAACTCCTGATTGCTTAGAAGATAAAGCAGCGAAGACATTAAAGGAAAGCAAAGCTTCCAAAACATTTGCAATTGTGGTTGGTGCCTTTGTAGTGACATGGATTCCGCTCATATTCTACTCAGCAATTGCTCCATGGTCCGAAAGTTGGTACTACGAAGGCTTCGAATGGGCCAAAACTTTCTCATTATGGAACTCCTTCTTAAATCCTTACATTTACTTTGCCAGAAGCAGGCGATATAGGCAAACGGCCTTGCAAATGCTAAAAACTATTCAGTGCTGGCCATGTCTCCCTGCTCATCAGCCTCGAGTCGGCGTGGAAATATATGTAGAAACAACACCTAACAGCTGA